The window GATACCGTTGCGACACTGGATCATATATTTGGAGTCGAACCAACGAAGATTACGAGCCCCTCAACAGATTCCGAAATTGCTCTAGCTCTTCGAGTTTTGGAAGGTTGCTGCCTTTTGTATAGCAGATGCACTGCTCTGGCCCACAAGTACAAGGCTGTGCAGGTATCCGCCGCTCATTTGTTTTTTTTAGCACTATTTGTTCTTGGGTCTTCTTAATGCAGTTAATgacacttcagttggtgtaggtaCTGCTGAATATATTAGCCAGCCGAGGTCCAACTGAGCAAGGGGTGTGCTTAGATGCTCTCATATCGTTGATGTTGGATTCACCTTCGAATCAGATTGTACGCTTTACCTCCTTCCTGAATCTCTTACGGTTGTCTTAAATTTTGTGTAGAAGAAAGAAGTTCCAAATATAAGCTAGCAGATAGCTCTGGCATGGTTGAAATGCCTAAATCTTTGATGGTTTGTCTTTCAAGATATGTTTTGTTATTCCTGAGTATTAAATTTCATCCCAGAACATGATTAATAGTTGGTGTGAGAAGTCGCCGGTTAAATAAATTATTGGGCTTGGTTGATTCTGGTCACTGcggttatttttgtttttttagctGGTCTGTACCTTATATAGCTGCTTCCTTCTACAGGACTTTGAGGAATACAGTGGACTTCAAAAGGTTGCTGAGCTTTTGAAGGATGTTCAAGTGGAAGAACACATAAGGCAAGTATAAATCCTGAAGTGTTCTTATTTCAACTCTGAATGCTTGCCCAACAATTTGAACCGAAGTTATTGTCCCAGTCCCATGTAAACTGTAGCTACAAGATATGTCATTCATCTGATTGATCTGCCTACATCTCATCCGTAAATTGAAGAATTATGAACAAGCAAGATGTCTAGGTGTCCAAGTCTGGCTTAGTTACCGAAATGTCCACTACAAAGCTATCGTTGAAAAGTATCCGTTGCTGACCTCTACGTGTTCACTATTGTTATATTTTTGGGTGGCTAAGCGTGTACACAGTGAAAGCTTGAGTTGATCCAGTTCATTATTGTTATATTTTTGTGCAGCTTAATATTATGCTTTCCTAGTTTTGAATTTCCAATACAAAGCTCTGTCCACTCCAGCTCCTCCCTACTAGAAATGGTATCAACTGCATATTTGTTTCTCCAATTTGTTTAGTTGTTGCCCGATTGGCTAATTTTTTTCATTTGGCACTTCAATGCAGGTTGAAATGCGGGGAATTCCTACTGTTGCTCATCGGCCATGTTTATGTGAAGGAAAACACTCCCATACATGAACAGATGAGAAACCTACTCGGGGAGCAGTGCGCGTCGCTCATATGGGCAGCGAGCCGGTTTGGATCCACCCTCGACGCGGATCAGAGGCAGATGGCCCTGCAAATACAAGCGAGGAGAGTCGTTGAATCCTTGGAGCCCTACTAGGACAACCACACCAA is drawn from Triticum dicoccoides isolate Atlit2015 ecotype Zavitan chromosome 4A, WEW_v2.0, whole genome shotgun sequence and contains these coding sequences:
- the LOC119288015 gene encoding uncharacterized protein LOC119288015, coding for MSRKEAEAVGGEGSSLRAEGGGELAEALAEALARRRLYQEVTLALRAGLRDAGADFSFLRARGLRGLLGFLRATAAAPDDSQQQLLLFRHSQSIPDLQVIPVLFQNSLHQPKDTVATLDHIFGVEPTKITSPSTDSEIALALRVLEGCCLLYSRCTALAHKYKAVQVLLNILASRGPTEQGVCLDALISLMLDSPSNQIDFEEYSGLQKVAELLKDVQVEEHIRLKCGEFLLLLIGHVYVKENTPIHEQMRNLLGEQCASLIWAASRFGSTLDADQRQMALQIQARRVVESLEPY